Proteins encoded within one genomic window of Arachis ipaensis cultivar K30076 chromosome B08, Araip1.1, whole genome shotgun sequence:
- the LOC107613820 gene encoding mediator of RNA polymerase II transcription subunit 15a isoform X2 has translation MDTTTTTNWRDQLQPETRQIILNNIMGKLKFCHLPGDVDEDLELQKIAHSIEQKSYGGATTPADYFEKIASKILLLEKAREREWRYQLRPDCRQRIVNKITETLRRHLPVSGPEGSQELWRIARRFEEKIFIAATSQSDYLRKISLKMLTMETTSQGRHGQLSNQLGLNNEPANPGFGMQQWLLFTNSSNAMECS, from the exons ATGGACACAACAACAACGACTAACTGGAGGGATCAACTGCAGCCTGAAACCCGCCAAATCATTCTCAACAATAT AATGGGCAAGTTAAAGTTCTGTCATCTTCCTGGGGATGTTGATGAAGACCTTGAACTTCAAAAAATTGCTCATAGTATTGAGCAGAAAAGTTATGGTGGTGCTACAACCCCG GCTGATTATTTTGAGAAAATAGCTTCCAAGATTCTTTTGTTGGAGA AAGCAAGAGAAAGAGAATGGAGATATCAGCTTCGCCCTGATTGCCGACAAAGAATTGTCAACAAAAT AACGGAAACATTAAGAAGACATCTTCCTGTTAGTGGCCCGGAGGGATCACAAGAACTTTGGAGGATTGCCCGAAGGTTTGAGGAGAAGATTTTTATAGCTGCAACCAGCCAG AGTGATTaccttagaaaaatatctttaaagatgCTTACAATGGAGACTACATCCCAGGGACGCCATGGACAACTATCAAATCAGCTTGGCCTTAACAATGAACCTGCCAATCCAG GGTTTGGGATGCAGCAGTGGCTCTTATTCACAAACAGCTCCAATGCGATGGAATGTTCGTAA
- the LOC107613820 gene encoding mediator of RNA polymerase II transcription subunit 15a isoform X1, whose product MDTTTTTNWRDQLQPETRQIILNNIMGKLKFCHLPGDVDEDLELQKIAHSIEQKSYGGATTPADYFEKIASKILLLEKAREREWRYQLRPDCRQRIVNKITETLRRHLPVSGPEGSQELWRIARRFEEKIFIAATSQSDYLRKISLKMLTMETTSQGRHGQLSNQLGLNNEPANPVDTNPRQHGSRNRRMPAWTDDYHMG is encoded by the exons ATGGACACAACAACAACGACTAACTGGAGGGATCAACTGCAGCCTGAAACCCGCCAAATCATTCTCAACAATAT AATGGGCAAGTTAAAGTTCTGTCATCTTCCTGGGGATGTTGATGAAGACCTTGAACTTCAAAAAATTGCTCATAGTATTGAGCAGAAAAGTTATGGTGGTGCTACAACCCCG GCTGATTATTTTGAGAAAATAGCTTCCAAGATTCTTTTGTTGGAGA AAGCAAGAGAAAGAGAATGGAGATATCAGCTTCGCCCTGATTGCCGACAAAGAATTGTCAACAAAAT AACGGAAACATTAAGAAGACATCTTCCTGTTAGTGGCCCGGAGGGATCACAAGAACTTTGGAGGATTGCCCGAAGGTTTGAGGAGAAGATTTTTATAGCTGCAACCAGCCAG AGTGATTaccttagaaaaatatctttaaagatgCTTACAATGGAGACTACATCCCAGGGACGCCATGGACAACTATCAAATCAGCTTGGCCTTAACAATGAACCTGCCAATCCAG TTGATACAAACCCGAGGCAGCATGGGAGCAGAAACAGGAGAATGCCAGCATGGACCGATGACTATCACATGGGCTAG
- the LOC107613820 gene encoding uncharacterized protein LOC107613820 isoform X3, translating into MDTTTTTNWRDQLQPETRQIILNNIMGKLKFCHLPGDVDEDLELQKIAHSIEQKSYGGATTPADYFEKIASKILLLEKAREREWRYQLRPDCRQRIVNKITETLRRHLPVSGPEGSQELWRIARRFEEKIFIAATSQILMMED; encoded by the exons ATGGACACAACAACAACGACTAACTGGAGGGATCAACTGCAGCCTGAAACCCGCCAAATCATTCTCAACAATAT AATGGGCAAGTTAAAGTTCTGTCATCTTCCTGGGGATGTTGATGAAGACCTTGAACTTCAAAAAATTGCTCATAGTATTGAGCAGAAAAGTTATGGTGGTGCTACAACCCCG GCTGATTATTTTGAGAAAATAGCTTCCAAGATTCTTTTGTTGGAGA AAGCAAGAGAAAGAGAATGGAGATATCAGCTTCGCCCTGATTGCCGACAAAGAATTGTCAACAAAAT AACGGAAACATTAAGAAGACATCTTCCTGTTAGTGGCCCGGAGGGATCACAAGAACTTTGGAGGATTGCCCGAAGGTTTGAGGAGAAGATTTTTATAGCTGCAACCAGCCAG ATATTGATGATGGAAGATTGA